Proteins encoded by one window of Mesorhizobium sp. INR15:
- a CDS encoding aldose 1-epimerase: MMGNSTAGAKHLDEDLISIGDGIATVEIAPAAGGAVASYRWHGNGQTVDWLRPADSGAIASRDAGAMGCFPLVPYSNRIRGGRFEFGDRGIRLPTRPDDPHHEHGHGWRKPWTVARHDAGTAILHYRHAADSWPWSYEAEQAISVEDGRLSIRLSLRNLSDTPMPAGFGLHPYFPSTPWTHIQASVTGMWETDAQVLPTRHVVPPAGANPTTGFDISEADFDTAFTGWARNARITWPEHGRQLDMEAEAPLDFLVLYTPPGEPFFCAEPVSNMTDAFNRVGNGYNTGSIVLAPGETRSASVRFVPSLITA; the protein is encoded by the coding sequence ATGATGGGGAATTCCACTGCTGGGGCAAAACACCTCGATGAAGACCTGATTTCGATCGGCGACGGCATTGCCACGGTCGAGATAGCGCCTGCTGCCGGCGGGGCGGTGGCGTCCTATCGCTGGCACGGCAACGGGCAAACCGTGGACTGGCTAAGACCAGCGGATAGCGGTGCGATCGCCAGCCGCGACGCCGGCGCCATGGGCTGCTTCCCGCTGGTTCCTTATTCCAATCGCATCAGGGGTGGGCGCTTCGAATTCGGAGACCGCGGCATCCGGCTGCCGACACGGCCCGACGATCCGCATCACGAACACGGCCACGGATGGCGCAAACCGTGGACAGTCGCGCGGCACGACGCCGGCACGGCGATCCTGCACTATCGCCATGCCGCCGATTCCTGGCCGTGGAGTTATGAGGCCGAACAAGCAATCTCGGTTGAGGACGGCAGGCTGAGCATTCGCCTGTCGCTGCGCAATCTCTCTGATACGCCGATGCCGGCGGGGTTTGGCCTTCATCCCTATTTCCCGTCGACACCGTGGACGCATATCCAGGCGAGCGTCACCGGCATGTGGGAAACCGATGCACAGGTCTTGCCGACCCGGCATGTCGTGCCACCGGCGGGCGCCAACCCGACCACCGGCTTTGATATTTCAGAGGCCGATTTCGATACGGCCTTCACCGGCTGGGCGCGCAACGCGCGGATTACCTGGCCGGAACACGGGCGGCAGCTTGATATGGAAGCTGAAGCGCCGCTCGATTTCCTCGTGCTCTACACGCCGCCCGGCGAGCCGTTCTTCTGCGCCGAGCCGGTCAGCAACATGACCGACGCGTTCAACCGCGTCGGCAACGGATACAACACCGGCTCCATCGTGCTCGCGCCAGGCGAGACCCGATCCGCCAGCGTCCGCTTCGTGCCCTCACTGATAACGGCGTAA
- a CDS encoding ABC transporter permease: protein MSSAGSVRPAENRLSQLVTVLAFALPVVFVLVPLAIFLGYSFFSVDQGTIVHDLSLGNYIRFFTDPVFPRVFWNTIVLCLSVAAICILLAYPAAYFLTTLKGRWRYALLMLLLVPLLMSYVIKIYAIRSILGLNGFLNKALVAVGILQEPSTLFVFNMNAILLTLTLLLIPFAILPIFLSLERIPQVLLRASDDLGASGLQTFLRITLPLSLPGVASAASFVFVLAIGDFLTPQMVGGISGFTFGRILYSQFGTAYNWPFGAALSVALAIVVIAAILVGERFGRSRGTSI from the coding sequence ATGAGCAGCGCCGGTTCGGTACGGCCAGCGGAGAACCGGCTGTCGCAACTGGTCACGGTTCTGGCTTTCGCCTTGCCCGTGGTCTTCGTTCTCGTGCCACTGGCGATCTTCCTCGGCTACAGTTTCTTCAGCGTCGACCAGGGCACGATCGTCCATGATCTGTCGCTGGGCAACTATATCCGCTTCTTCACCGATCCGGTCTTTCCCAGGGTGTTCTGGAACACCATCGTTTTGTGTCTCTCGGTGGCGGCAATCTGCATCCTGCTTGCCTATCCCGCCGCCTATTTCCTGACAACGCTGAAAGGGCGCTGGCGCTATGCCTTGCTGATGCTGCTGCTGGTGCCGCTCCTGATGAGCTATGTCATCAAAATCTATGCCATCCGCAGCATCCTTGGCCTCAACGGCTTTCTCAACAAGGCGCTGGTGGCGGTTGGCATCCTGCAGGAGCCGTCGACGCTTTTCGTCTTCAACATGAACGCCATTCTGCTGACGCTTACCTTGCTGCTGATCCCCTTCGCCATCCTGCCGATCTTCCTGTCGCTGGAGCGGATTCCGCAGGTCCTGCTGCGCGCCTCCGATGATCTCGGCGCCAGTGGCCTGCAGACATTCCTGCGCATCACCTTGCCGCTCAGCTTGCCCGGTGTCGCCTCGGCGGCAAGCTTCGTCTTCGTGCTGGCGATCGGCGATTTCCTGACGCCGCAAATGGTCGGCGGTATCAGCGGTTTCACCTTTGGCCGTATTCTCTACAGCCAGTTCGGCACGGCCTATAACTGGCCGTTCGGCGCGGCCCTGTCGGTGGCGCTGGCCATTGTGGTCATCGCGGCCATTCTTGTCGGCGAGCGTTTCGGGCGCAGCCGAGGGACTTCGATATGA
- the araD1 gene encoding AraD1 family protein: MRLVQFRMSDGTRRVGRVSEDGNHLHPLDKTSTVLELAAAAIAEGVTIAALVEKRTSTETIDYDQLLREDRVLVPVDHPEPARFLVTGTGLTHTGSAAARDKMHVLTHGKDAEESDSLKIFRMGLEGGKPAAGQIGIQPEWFFKGVGTCVVPPGAALPMPAFAKAGAEEAEIVGLYLNGPDGHPYRIGYALGNEYSDHVTEAENYLYLAHSKLRSCSIGPELLIGDLPDEVRGHSRILRNGAVIWEQDFLSGEAHMSHSIGNLEHFHFRYPMHRRPGDLHAYFFGAAVMSYASGVQTAPGDEYEIQAQTFGKPLRNRMEQVPDEGLVAVTQL; this comes from the coding sequence ATGCGTCTTGTTCAGTTCAGAATGTCCGATGGGACCAGGCGGGTTGGTCGGGTCTCCGAGGATGGCAACCACCTCCACCCGCTCGACAAGACGAGCACCGTCCTGGAACTGGCCGCAGCAGCGATTGCCGAGGGCGTTACCATCGCGGCTCTTGTCGAAAAGCGGACCAGCACCGAGACAATCGATTATGACCAGTTGCTGCGCGAGGACCGCGTGCTTGTCCCGGTCGACCATCCGGAGCCGGCGCGCTTCCTCGTTACAGGCACGGGCCTGACCCATACGGGCAGCGCTGCCGCACGCGACAAGATGCATGTGCTCACTCACGGCAAGGACGCCGAGGAATCCGATTCGCTCAAGATCTTCCGCATGGGCCTTGAAGGCGGCAAGCCCGCCGCCGGCCAGATCGGCATCCAGCCGGAATGGTTCTTCAAGGGCGTCGGCACCTGTGTCGTGCCGCCAGGTGCGGCGCTGCCGATGCCGGCATTCGCGAAAGCCGGCGCCGAGGAAGCCGAGATTGTCGGGCTCTATCTCAACGGCCCCGATGGCCATCCCTACCGTATCGGCTACGCACTTGGGAACGAGTATTCCGACCACGTGACCGAGGCCGAGAACTATCTCTATCTCGCCCATTCCAAGCTGCGCTCCTGCTCGATCGGACCGGAACTGCTGATCGGTGACCTGCCGGATGAAGTGCGCGGTCACTCCCGCATCCTGCGCAACGGCGCCGTCATCTGGGAACAGGACTTCCTGTCTGGTGAAGCGCACATGTCGCACTCGATCGGCAATCTCGAGCATTTCCATTTCCGCTATCCGATGCACCGCAGGCCGGGCGACCTGCATGCCTATTTCTTCGGCGCGGCGGTGATGAGCTACGCCTCCGGCGTCCAGACGGCGCCCGGCGACGAGTATGAAATCCAGGCACAGACATTCGGCAAGCCACTGCGCAACCGGATGGAACAGGTGCCGGACGAGGGACTGGTCGCTGTCACCCAGCTGTGA
- a CDS encoding FadR/GntR family transcriptional regulator: MKNKKSFSTARTSRTPVAVFSGSTALHATVVEQIGLRIVQGDFLPGEALPNADDSSEMLGVSRTVLREAIKVLAGKGLVESRPKTGTRVRPRSDWNFLDPDVLSWRYAGGVNAEDVRALFELRRAIEPMSAALAARRATPAQIAEINAALAEMEALSDDGDRFAKPDLVFHQTILRMTGNELIGSLAALVETALVMSFRLSNDNPDGQRHSVPLHREVAEKIAAGDADGAQKALLVLIDNAEEDVRRSVENRNRRRQDREQTS, from the coding sequence ATGAAGAATAAAAAATCATTCAGCACGGCGCGCACCTCAAGGACACCGGTTGCGGTGTTCAGCGGCTCCACGGCGCTGCATGCGACAGTCGTTGAACAGATTGGGTTGCGTATCGTGCAAGGCGACTTCCTGCCCGGCGAGGCACTGCCCAATGCCGACGATTCCAGCGAGATGCTGGGAGTGAGCCGTACGGTGCTGCGCGAAGCGATAAAAGTCCTGGCGGGCAAGGGGCTCGTCGAGTCGCGGCCCAAGACCGGCACCCGGGTGCGTCCCCGCTCCGACTGGAACTTCCTCGACCCGGACGTCCTGTCGTGGCGCTACGCCGGCGGCGTCAATGCCGAGGATGTCAGGGCGCTGTTTGAACTTCGCCGGGCCATCGAGCCCATGTCGGCGGCACTCGCGGCGCGGCGTGCCACGCCAGCTCAGATTGCCGAAATCAATGCCGCTCTGGCTGAAATGGAAGCGCTCAGCGATGATGGTGACCGCTTCGCCAAGCCCGACCTAGTGTTCCACCAGACCATCCTGCGCATGACCGGCAATGAGCTGATCGGTTCGCTTGCGGCACTGGTCGAAACCGCCTTGGTGATGAGCTTTCGGCTCTCCAACGACAATCCGGACGGGCAGCGCCACTCTGTGCCGCTGCATCGGGAAGTGGCCGAAAAGATCGCGGCCGGCGATGCGGATGGCGCACAAAAGGCGCTGCTCGTGCTTATCGACAATGCCGAGGAGGACGTGCGCCGCAGCGTTGAAAACCGCAACCGGCGCCGCCAGGATCGGGAACAGACATCGTGA
- a CDS encoding SDR family NAD(P)-dependent oxidoreductase, producing MTYELDNYAIYPSLKGRSVFITGGGSGIGESLVRHFCAQGSLVAFVDLAEEPSRQLVETIAAEGNPAPLFIPCDLRDIEQLQAATVQAMLQNGPIQVLCNNAGNDDRHQTKDVTVAYWDDRMAVNLRHQFFAAQAVRPQMGSQGGGSIINFGSITWMVGDPDCPAYVTAKAAVYGMTRALARELGPERIRVNCMVPGWVMTERQVRLWLNPDGERQIAERQCLPDRLQPSDIARMALFLAADDSRMCTSQQFIVDAGWV from the coding sequence ATGACGTATGAACTCGACAACTACGCCATCTACCCCAGCCTCAAGGGCCGCAGCGTCTTCATAACCGGTGGCGGCAGCGGCATTGGCGAGAGCCTGGTCCGACATTTCTGCGCGCAAGGCAGCCTTGTCGCCTTCGTCGACCTGGCCGAGGAACCTTCCCGGCAGCTGGTCGAGACGATTGCCGCCGAAGGCAATCCAGCGCCGCTTTTCATTCCTTGCGATTTGCGCGACATCGAGCAATTGCAGGCGGCAACCGTGCAGGCAATGCTGCAAAACGGCCCGATCCAGGTCCTGTGCAACAATGCCGGCAATGATGACCGCCACCAGACCAAGGACGTGACCGTCGCCTATTGGGATGACCGCATGGCGGTCAACCTGCGCCACCAGTTCTTCGCGGCCCAGGCGGTTCGCCCGCAAATGGGCTCGCAGGGCGGTGGTTCGATCATCAACTTCGGCTCGATCACCTGGATGGTGGGTGATCCCGACTGCCCTGCCTATGTGACGGCCAAGGCAGCGGTTTACGGCATGACGCGGGCACTGGCCCGCGAGCTCGGCCCGGAGCGCATCCGCGTCAACTGCATGGTGCCGGGCTGGGTGATGACCGAGCGCCAGGTGCGCTTGTGGCTGAACCCGGACGGAGAGCGTCAGATCGCGGAACGGCAGTGCCTGCCCGACCGGCTGCAGCCCTCCGATATCGCGCGCATGGCGTTGTTTCTCGCCGCCGACGACAGCCGCATGTGCACAAGCCAACAGTTCATCGTCGATGCGGGCTGGGTGTGA
- a CDS encoding ABC transporter substrate-binding protein, producing MGLKKLFLKMATIGLGIGLMTSAALAANLRVLAWDGYADPDWVKDFTAATGIGVDVVFIGSDDEIWAKIKGSEGQDFDVFAVNTAQLQRYIKADLVSPIDVSKLANQKEVLPRFRDLTAVSGVTKDGKVYGIPFCFDSIGLIYDTDKVKPAPTSMSVLWDPAYKGKVLAYDNGEHNFSFTALTLGYKDPFNLSEEQMAAVKAKLVELKRNVLSFYTTADEAQQIYQNNDVALIWANYGQQQVKALQKIGAHVAYVNPSEGALAWLDNWVISKGVRDNAAAEKWIDFMLTKKVSGALSERTGFGNTVTETSSAGGNDKLVWLNNVEDPLKRSDMWNEVKATP from the coding sequence ATGGGACTGAAGAAACTGTTTCTGAAAATGGCGACCATCGGGCTCGGTATCGGCCTGATGACATCGGCGGCACTGGCGGCGAACCTCAGGGTTCTGGCCTGGGACGGCTATGCCGACCCGGACTGGGTCAAGGATTTCACCGCCGCGACCGGCATCGGCGTCGATGTCGTCTTCATCGGCAGCGATGACGAGATCTGGGCCAAGATCAAGGGCAGCGAAGGCCAAGACTTCGACGTCTTCGCCGTCAACACCGCCCAGCTGCAGCGCTACATCAAGGCCGACCTGGTGTCACCGATCGACGTCAGCAAGCTCGCCAACCAGAAGGAAGTGCTGCCGCGCTTCCGCGATCTGACGGCGGTCAGCGGCGTCACCAAGGACGGCAAGGTCTACGGCATTCCGTTCTGCTTCGATTCCATCGGGCTGATCTACGACACCGACAAGGTCAAGCCGGCGCCGACATCGATGTCGGTTCTCTGGGACCCGGCATACAAGGGCAAAGTGCTGGCCTACGACAATGGCGAGCACAATTTCTCGTTCACGGCGCTGACGCTCGGCTACAAGGATCCGTTCAATCTCAGCGAAGAGCAGATGGCGGCGGTCAAGGCCAAGCTGGTCGAGCTCAAGCGCAATGTGCTGAGCTTCTACACCACCGCCGACGAAGCGCAGCAGATCTACCAGAACAATGATGTCGCTCTGATCTGGGCCAACTATGGCCAGCAGCAGGTCAAGGCGCTGCAGAAGATCGGCGCTCACGTCGCCTACGTCAATCCAAGCGAGGGTGCTCTGGCCTGGCTCGACAACTGGGTCATCTCCAAGGGCGTCCGCGACAATGCCGCCGCCGAGAAATGGATCGACTTCATGCTGACCAAGAAGGTCAGCGGCGCGCTTTCCGAGCGCACCGGCTTCGGCAACACCGTGACCGAAACCAGCAGCGCCGGCGGCAACGACAAGCTGGTCTGGCTCAATAATGTCGAGGATCCGCTGAAGCGTTCGGACATGTGGAACGAGGTCAAGGCGACGCCCTGA
- a CDS encoding ABC transporter ATP-binding protein — MNQTTDLLTLRSVSKSYGNVPVLHGIDLSIRDGEFLTVLGPSGSGKTTVLRLIGGLEPLTGGEIRLDGQDIGRMPINRRPFNTVFQDYALFPHLTVSGNVGYGLSVRHVPRKEIARRVAEALELVQLGRFADRFPAQLSGGQRQRVALARALICQPRLILLDEPLAALDLELRRQMQEFLKSIQREIKTTFLFVTHDQEEAIGMADRICVMEAGHIRQLGTPHELYYKPNCEFVARFFGENNLVAGKLGPVQGELRSIETALGRMVCSIGDQPHLKSAADGASAFAAFRPEALHVATAQDTENRFSGTITDLAFAGSSTVATITAGEANRLRLRVPSRVDGSALKSGVAVSLSFAPHEGHLVLA; from the coding sequence ATGAACCAGACCACCGACCTGCTGACGCTGCGGTCCGTCTCCAAATCCTACGGCAATGTGCCGGTGCTGCACGGCATCGACCTGTCGATCAGGGATGGCGAATTCCTGACCGTTCTCGGCCCTTCAGGCTCCGGCAAGACCACGGTGTTGCGGCTTATCGGCGGCCTTGAGCCGCTGACCGGCGGCGAGATCCGGCTTGACGGCCAGGACATCGGCCGCATGCCGATCAACCGGCGGCCGTTCAACACAGTGTTCCAGGACTACGCGCTGTTCCCGCACCTGACCGTTTCCGGCAATGTCGGCTACGGGCTTTCCGTCCGCCATGTGCCGCGCAAGGAGATTGCACGCCGCGTTGCAGAAGCACTTGAGCTGGTCCAGCTCGGGCGCTTCGCCGATCGCTTTCCAGCGCAGCTTTCCGGTGGCCAGCGCCAACGCGTCGCCTTGGCCCGCGCGCTGATCTGCCAGCCGCGCCTTATCCTGCTCGACGAGCCGCTGGCGGCGCTCGACCTTGAACTGCGCCGGCAGATGCAGGAATTCCTGAAATCCATCCAGCGCGAAATCAAGACCACCTTCCTGTTCGTGACGCACGACCAGGAGGAAGCCATTGGAATGGCCGATCGTATCTGCGTCATGGAGGCCGGCCATATCCGCCAGCTCGGCACACCGCATGAGCTCTATTACAAGCCCAACTGCGAATTCGTGGCGCGCTTCTTCGGCGAGAACAATCTTGTGGCGGGCAAGCTCGGGCCGGTGCAGGGCGAGCTACGCTCGATCGAGACGGCGCTCGGCCGCATGGTCTGCTCGATCGGCGACCAACCCCATTTGAAATCAGCAGCGGATGGCGCCAGCGCGTTCGCCGCCTTCCGTCCCGAAGCCTTGCATGTTGCCACGGCGCAAGACACAGAAAACCGCTTTTCCGGCACGATCACCGATCTCGCATTCGCCGGCTCCTCGACCGTCGCCACCATCACAGCAGGCGAAGCCAACCGCCTGAGGCTGCGCGTCCCAAGCCGCGTCGACGGCAGCGCATTGAAGTCCGGCGTGGCGGTATCCCTGTCGTTTGCGCCGCACGAAGGCCATCTGGTGCTGGCATGA
- a CDS encoding alkaline phosphatase family protein codes for MTDRRNVLFIMCDQLRFDYLSCAGHKSLKTPNIDRLASRGVRFTNAYVQSTVCGPSRMSAYTGRYVRSHGSTQNGVPLRVGEPTLGDHLREVGVRSALIGKTHMAADEKGMERLGIDKTSIIGVRVAECGFEPFERDDGLHPSSGYDPDPAYDTYLRQHGFDADNPWEHWANSGEGENGENFNGWLLVHSDKPARIPDEHSETPYMTRRAMRFIEEAEAKGEAWCAHLSYIKPHWPYIVPAPYHDMYGKADVQPPVRSEAERLSPNPIFEAFQQERYSRNFSRDAVRDTVIPCYMGLIKQIDDHLGTLFDFLEERGLFNSTMIVFTSDHGDYLGDHWLGEKYMFHDVAAKVPMIVYDPRPQADVTRGTTSDALVEMIDLAPTFLDFFGGKAKPHILEGRSLSPLLAGERKNWRSHAVSEYDYGGDAARLKLAMPVSDCKLYMITDGSFKLIHGEGLAPIFFDLRNDPDELCDLGTDAAATADIERLRQALFRWLAAPNNRITVPDEWLTESDDKMLHFDPLIGPGVLIGYWDEAELAEQHEARREWLSKQPGK; via the coding sequence ATGACAGACCGCCGCAATGTCCTTTTCATCATGTGCGACCAACTGCGCTTCGACTATCTGAGTTGCGCCGGACACAAGAGCCTAAAGACGCCGAACATCGACCGGCTGGCCAGCCGAGGCGTGCGCTTCACCAACGCCTATGTGCAGTCAACCGTGTGCGGGCCCTCGCGGATGAGCGCCTATACAGGCCGCTATGTCCGGTCACACGGATCGACGCAAAACGGCGTGCCGCTGCGGGTCGGCGAACCGACGCTTGGCGACCATCTGCGGGAGGTCGGTGTGCGATCCGCACTGATCGGCAAGACCCATATGGCGGCCGATGAGAAAGGCATGGAACGCCTCGGCATCGACAAGACGTCGATCATCGGTGTGCGTGTCGCCGAATGCGGTTTCGAGCCTTTCGAGCGCGATGACGGGCTTCACCCCTCGTCCGGCTACGACCCTGACCCGGCCTACGATACCTACCTGCGCCAGCATGGCTTCGACGCCGACAACCCATGGGAGCACTGGGCCAATTCAGGCGAAGGCGAGAACGGCGAGAATTTCAACGGCTGGCTGCTCGTTCACTCGGACAAGCCGGCACGCATTCCCGACGAGCATTCCGAAACACCCTACATGACGCGCCGCGCCATGCGCTTCATCGAAGAGGCCGAGGCCAAGGGCGAAGCCTGGTGCGCGCATCTTTCCTATATCAAACCGCACTGGCCCTACATCGTGCCGGCGCCCTATCACGACATGTACGGCAAGGCGGACGTCCAGCCGCCGGTGCGCAGCGAGGCCGAACGCCTCTCACCCAATCCGATCTTCGAAGCTTTCCAGCAGGAGCGCTACTCCAGAAACTTCTCCCGCGACGCGGTCCGCGACACCGTCATCCCCTGCTACATGGGGCTGATCAAGCAGATCGACGACCATCTCGGCACCCTGTTCGACTTCCTGGAAGAGCGCGGCCTGTTCAACAGCACGATGATCGTGTTCACCTCGGACCATGGCGATTACCTCGGCGATCATTGGCTGGGTGAAAAATACATGTTCCATGACGTCGCCGCCAAGGTGCCGATGATCGTCTACGATCCGCGCCCGCAGGCCGACGTGACGCGCGGAACGACATCCGACGCGCTGGTGGAAATGATCGATCTCGCGCCGACCTTTCTCGACTTCTTCGGCGGCAAGGCAAAGCCGCACATTCTTGAAGGCCGCTCGCTCTCGCCCCTACTGGCTGGAGAGCGCAAGAACTGGCGCAGCCATGCGGTGAGCGAATATGACTACGGCGGCGATGCCGCGCGGCTCAAGCTGGCCATGCCGGTGTCGGACTGCAAGCTCTACATGATCACCGACGGCAGCTTCAAACTGATCCATGGCGAAGGGCTGGCGCCGATCTTCTTCGACCTGCGCAATGACCCGGACGAGCTGTGCGATCTCGGGACGGACGCAGCGGCAACGGCCGACATAGAGCGGTTGCGGCAAGCGCTGTTCCGCTGGCTTGCGGCACCCAACAACCGCATCACCGTTCCGGACGAATGGCTGACGGAGAGCGACGACAAGATGCTGCATTTCGATCCGCTGATCGGCCCTGGCGTGCTGATCGGCTATTGGGACGAGGCAGAACTTGCCGAACAGCATGAGGCCCGTCGCGAATGGCTGTCAAAGCAACCCGGGAAATGA
- a CDS encoding IlvD/Edd family dehydratase, whose amino-acid sequence MTDTKRKLRSEAWFGGEGKNAFMHRSWMKNQGIPADAFDGRPVIGICNTWSELTPCNAHLRALADHVKRGVYEAGGLPLEFPVMSLGESNMRPTAMLFRNLVSMDVEESIRANPIDGVILLVGCDKTTPALLMGAASCNLPTIAVSGGPMLNGKFRGKDIGSGTHVWKFAEEVKAGRMPVADFLAAEQGQSRSAGSCMTMGTASTMASMVEALGIGMPDNAAIPAVDSRRGVLAQMAGRQIVDLVRRDVTIAQILTREAFENAIRVNGAIGGSTNAVLHLIAIANRVGVDLSLDDWDRLGRDIPTIVDLMPSGRFLMEDFYYAGGLAAVMASLDEVGLLHRDVMTVSDKTIGELVDGAPNYNSEVIRPLSQPLTKEGGISILRGNLAPNGAVIKPSAATPELMQHRGKAVVFENIEHYYARIDDPDLDIDASSVMVLKNCGPRGYPGMAEVGNMPLPAKLLKQGVSDMVRISDARMSGTAYGTVVLHVAPEAAAGGVLALVRDGDLIELDVAGRRLELLVSDEELAIRRRDWKPPTPPQGGYQSLYVERVLQADKGCDFDFLVGRRDAGIPRHSH is encoded by the coding sequence GTGACGGATACAAAACGCAAACTGCGTTCAGAAGCCTGGTTCGGCGGTGAAGGCAAGAATGCCTTCATGCACCGCAGCTGGATGAAGAACCAGGGCATCCCCGCCGACGCTTTCGACGGCCGCCCGGTGATCGGCATCTGCAACACCTGGTCCGAATTGACGCCGTGCAATGCGCACCTGCGGGCACTGGCCGACCACGTCAAGCGCGGCGTCTATGAGGCCGGCGGCCTGCCGCTCGAATTCCCTGTCATGTCGCTCGGCGAAAGCAACATGCGCCCCACCGCCATGCTGTTCCGCAATCTGGTGAGCATGGATGTCGAGGAATCCATCCGTGCCAACCCGATCGACGGCGTCATCCTGCTGGTCGGCTGCGACAAGACCACGCCGGCGCTGCTGATGGGCGCGGCATCGTGCAATCTGCCGACCATCGCCGTTTCCGGCGGGCCGATGCTGAATGGCAAGTTCCGTGGCAAGGATATCGGTTCGGGCACCCATGTCTGGAAATTCGCCGAAGAAGTGAAGGCTGGCCGCATGCCGGTCGCCGATTTCCTCGCCGCCGAGCAGGGCCAGAGCCGGTCGGCGGGCAGCTGCATGACGATGGGCACGGCCTCGACCATGGCCAGCATGGTGGAAGCGCTCGGCATCGGCATGCCGGACAATGCAGCGATCCCGGCAGTGGACTCGCGCCGAGGCGTTCTCGCCCAGATGGCCGGACGCCAGATCGTCGACCTGGTCCGCAGGGACGTGACGATCGCACAGATCCTCACCAGGGAGGCCTTCGAAAACGCCATCCGCGTCAACGGCGCGATCGGCGGCTCGACCAATGCGGTGCTGCATCTGATCGCCATCGCCAATCGGGTCGGCGTCGATCTCAGCCTGGACGACTGGGATCGGCTTGGCCGCGACATTCCAACCATCGTCGACCTGATGCCATCGGGCCGGTTCCTGATGGAAGATTTCTACTACGCCGGGGGGCTAGCTGCGGTCATGGCGTCGCTTGATGAAGTGGGGCTTCTTCATCGCGACGTCATGACTGTCAGCGACAAGACCATAGGTGAACTGGTCGACGGCGCGCCCAACTACAACAGCGAGGTCATCCGGCCGCTGAGCCAGCCGCTGACCAAGGAAGGCGGCATCTCGATCCTGCGCGGCAATCTGGCGCCCAATGGCGCGGTGATCAAACCTTCAGCAGCAACGCCCGAACTGATGCAGCATCGCGGCAAGGCGGTCGTCTTCGAGAACATCGAGCACTACTACGCCCGCATCGACGATCCGGACCTGGATATCGACGCATCCTCGGTGATGGTGCTCAAGAATTGCGGGCCGCGCGGCTATCCCGGGATGGCAGAGGTCGGCAACATGCCGCTGCCGGCGAAGCTGCTCAAGCAAGGCGTGTCCGACATGGTGCGCATTTCGGATGCACGCATGAGCGGCACCGCTTACGGCACCGTTGTTCTGCATGTGGCGCCAGAGGCTGCTGCCGGCGGCGTGCTCGCCCTGGTGCGCGATGGCGACCTGATCGAACTCGATGTCGCCGGCCGGCGTCTCGAACTTCTGGTTTCGGATGAGGAGCTGGCGATCCGCCGGCGTGACTGGAAGCCGCCGACACCGCCTCAAGGCGGCTACCAGAGCCTTTATGTCGAGCGCGTGCTGCAAGCGGACAAAGGCTGCGATTTCGACTTTCTCGTTGGTCGCCGCGATGCCGGCATCCCTCGGCATTCCCATTAG
- a CDS encoding ABC transporter permease, with product MSALPRPSTIFLAAITTLVAVLLYSPLFVPIVSSFFTVSHGDVDWSSPTFATYVALAENHDILAALRTTLIVGVCTVILSVVSGTLLALYYHGRRAGRSTLQFIIFLPFLMPPIISGLALLIFFREIGLERSLLTVVIGHTVFVLAIVYRTVLMRLQSMSRTLVEASYDLGATGWQTFWRIILPNLSSAMVGGAILAFALSFDETMITILVTGTQSTLPVRLWAMMRLGFSPDINALVALILMFTVLLCVLAARFLIPKQMATQRN from the coding sequence ATGAGCGCCCTGCCCCGGCCGTCGACGATCTTTCTGGCGGCGATCACGACACTGGTTGCCGTGCTGCTCTACAGCCCGCTGTTCGTGCCGATCGTGTCGTCGTTCTTCACGGTTTCGCATGGCGATGTCGACTGGTCTTCGCCGACATTCGCGACCTATGTGGCGCTCGCCGAGAACCACGATATCCTGGCGGCCTTGCGCACCACGCTGATCGTCGGTGTCTGCACCGTCATCCTGTCCGTGGTCAGCGGCACGCTGCTGGCGCTCTACTATCATGGGCGCAGGGCGGGACGCTCGACGTTGCAGTTCATCATCTTCCTGCCGTTCCTGATGCCGCCGATCATCAGCGGCCTGGCGCTCTTGATCTTCTTCCGCGAAATCGGCCTCGAACGCTCGCTGCTGACGGTCGTCATCGGACATACCGTCTTCGTTTTGGCGATCGTCTACCGCACGGTGCTGATGCGCCTGCAGTCGATGAGCCGCACGCTGGTTGAAGCCTCCTACGATCTTGGCGCGACGGGCTGGCAGACATTCTGGCGCATCATCCTGCCAAACCTGTCGAGCGCGATGGTCGGCGGCGCCATCCTCGCCTTCGCCCTGTCCTTCGACGAGACCATGATCACCATCCTGGTGACCGGCACCCAGAGTACGCTGCCCGTCAGGCTGTGGGCGATGATGCGGCTTGGCTTTTCACCCGACATCAATGCGCTGGTCGCATTGATCCTCATGTTCACCGTGCTGCTTTGCGTACTTGCCGCCCGCTTCCTCATTCCCAAGCAGATGGCGACGCAACGGAATTGA